The Aythya fuligula isolate bAytFul2 chromosome 5, bAytFul2.pri, whole genome shotgun sequence sequence GTCAGCAGATTTGTTCCTGCTTCctcacagctctgcctccaCAGCCACACAGCCACATCTGTCACTGAGGCTGTCATAGCTCCTGGCTGGAGCTGTCCCCTCCGTTTTTATCCAAAGTTTTTGAACACGGACCTTCCACAGTGTACCACGTTATACCAGAGACAGCTTTGGGGCACCCCTCTCCTTAGGCTGTGGTTCATGTTCCCCCCCAGACCTTGCACCACAGCAGTCCTTAACTGCTCCTTCACCACTCGTGCTCAGAAAGTGCCTTCGGCACCCAGCGATCGCCCTCAGCTCCTTTCCCCCTTGTCACCTATCCAGGCTGCCTTGTAATTCCTACTGGGCTGGTCTCTGCTGGCTCCTTCCCTTCATCTGTGCCGAGCGTGAGCAGCTCACTTTCCTATCCGGGTGTTACAGACGAGTCCAATTACTAGAGTTCAGCAAACTCTGATTCCCCTCCCTGGCATTTCATCCAGCCCACTTGATCCGCAGGGTTTCTAATCCAAACAGCCTCCTAGCACACGATGTTCCAGCACTCCCAGTCTCTACCcagcctctgtgctgctgccttttcctcccTCAGACCAGCACTCAGGGGACTGCGTTCAGCCCCCAGGGAAAGCTAACTGAAATGCAGAATTCATTGGGCAGAGGGAAAGCAGTGTCCCCAGTTGCCATCCCTGAGCGAGGAGCAGCACGCCGTGCTGGGCGTGAGATGAGccatgctgcagctcctccgCAGGCAAAGGAAACGTGCACGGCAGCCTCGCTCTGCCGGCCAGCTCATCCCCTCCTCAGCTCCTTTGCCCACAGCATTTGCTCATGCACCAGCTGGGAAGCCACAGCAGCCAAGTCTTCCCGGGGGATTTGGGTACAcccagaaaaggaagggaagaaagaggggTGTGAcatgcaggaggcagcaggctgcagcaagaCAGTGGGGTCAGAGGGTTTAGCTCCTGTTCTGTAACGCTGGCCAGGACCCACAAGTGGGCCCCCACCTCGTTGCCTCtgccacagcagccagcacagcctgcaaGCCAGCAGGATCCAAGCCAAGTGTACCAAGTGTACCAGGACACCAAAAGGCGTCTTCCCAGCTGCTTCCTCTGTGTGCCCCATGCTTCCCGGGCTGCCCTCGCTGGGACTGTGCCACCCTCCTCCCTTTTCACTTGTGCTGGGCACTCCTGCCCAATGTaccagctcctggcacagctgctggctCACGACAACCAGATGTCCCTTAGCCACGGTCCCTCTGAGCAGCCAGGGCCTGGTGTTCGCCTTTCAGCTCTCCAGGGGAACACAGGTCCTGGCTCGGCTCAGCTCCACGGGGCCACCAGGCTAGCAGATCCCACAATCCCCATTCAGAGGCTTTCATTCATGAAACGCGAGGCAGCAGGCTGAACACAGGGCTCTGCCCCTCGGGGACAATGGGCTGGCAGCCGTTTCGGgctggctgtggcagcagtgcCCAGCGGGAAGTGCTGCAGGGAACAGGGCCGGGGCAGCGcgagcagggagctgcaaacCCCGCAGGCTGGCAGGGCGGGAGGCTGAGCACAAACTGCCCCGCAATGGTCACTGGGGCCGGAGCAGGGAATGTAAACAGCCCGGCATCCACACGGAGGTCATAACCCCCGAGTCCAGTTTCCCTTCCTCTTGCTCCCTCCTGCCTAATCTCCAAGAGCCGCTCTGTTTACGAGCCAgacaagtaaacaaacaaagcaaagctccaaagcaagaatatttttttctggccgAATCTCTGTGTGCCACGGTCCCGGGGTGCGTGCGTGGGAGCGGTCCGTGCACGCCACGGCCCGGCACACGGCAGCAGAAGCGGGCAGCCCTGTCCTGCCTCGCACCGCTCGTGTGTGGAGGGGCAAAAACAGGGGAACGGCGCTGCCTGGGACACAGCCACAGCCGGGCGGGCGCTGCTCCATGGAGCCTCTGGTTGGCATAAAATGGCAGGCGGCACACACATGATGCCAgggggaaggggcagagggggcagcagggaaggagggatgtGCCTGGCCAGCATGGTAGGGACTGGCAGAGGCCATGGAGCAAGCACTGAGGGCATCAGATGGGCACAAGGAGATGTGAGGGGCAGCCATGAGAGGGGCACAAGGAGGTGTGAGGGGCACAACGGGATGTGAGGGGCACAAGGTGTGAGGGGCACAAGATGTGAGGGGCACAAGGAGACGTGAGGGGTGTTATAAATGaacacatctcccccttctttattaatatcaaccattttctcgacacaaattaccactccatatataacagggGAACAAGGAGATGTGAGGGGCAGCCATGTGAGGGGTACACTGAGATGTGAGGGGCACAAGATGTGAGGGGCACATTGAGATGTGAGGGGCACAAGATGTGATGGGCACAAGATGTGAGGAGCATCCATggccccctcacccccccccccccacaaggCGCCCACCCGCCACCTTCCCACAAccccccgcggcggggccgcgggccgggtggggggggcagcgaggggctCCGCGCCCGTCTCCCAGGTAACGAGGGCGGGccctccatcccctcccctcGTTTCCCATTGGCTGCCTCTCCTCGTCGCCTCGGTCTCCTCCAATAGCaaggcgcggcggcggcggcggaaGCGGAAGTGGCGGTGGCGGAGCGGCGGGGCGGTGGGCGCCGCCATGCCGGGCGCGGCGGAGCGCGGCGCGGAGCTGCGGGAGCAGATGGAGGCCTTCGTGGCGCggctgcggggcggcggcggggggcggccgcgcTCCGAGGACACGGCGAGGCACACGCTGGCGCTGCTGCGGAAAATCATCGCGCACGGCCACTGGGGCTCGGCCGGTGAGCGGCTGCGGCCCGGCCCCCGCGGGCCCGGCTGCCCCGTCACGGCTGTGGCGGCAGCGGGGGGGCCGCGGCGCTgtggtgccggtgccggtgccggtggcgGTGACGCGGCTGTGGCCTCTTGCAGGGGAGCTGATGGAGCTGATCCGGGCGGAGGGCCGCAGGATGGCAGCAGCGCAGCCGTCCGAGACCACCGTGGGCAACATGGTGCGGAGAGTGCTGAAGGTCATCCGCGAGGAGTACGGCAGGTGAGGCGCCCCTCGAGAGCTGAGGTGTTTCCTCTAGTGAAACTCCACCCGGTGCGTGCATTGTGGGCACATGAgcttccctgtccccagcagagcagcctgggctcTCCCCTTAGCTTCTTGTCCCTTGCATTCCCAGGAGGGTCTGCTGCACTGCAGCGGTGGCTTTGAGCGCTGCTCTCCATGTGCCTGCTGCAGGTTTTAGACATGACCTGGGAAAGTTCTCAGTGGCAGAGTGTCAAGTGTCTTTCTGACAGAGACCTCTAAGGAAACTTTGGTGTGTCATGACCTCTGCGTGcagtttttccttcccctcGATTCATATCCATGTGCTGTGCTGCGGGGACACAAGCTCAAGAGCTCTCCTGCTGCCTCATGTCAGGCTGTGCCCCGCGTGCTCTCCCAAGGCTGAAGGGCTCCTTCTCTCCGCAGGCTTCGCGGGCGCAGCGAGGAAAGCGACCAGCAGGAATCCCTGCACAAGCTTCTGACTTCTGGAGGACTGAATGAGGATTTCAATACCTCCTACCCTACCCTCAAAGCTAACGTTATTGAAGCTATCAACGAGCTGCTGATAGAGCTAGGTATGGGGCTCTGTGAGTGCGGCTCCTTATGGGATGGGGCTGatgcttctctctgctctgaGGTGGAAAGAAGGcaacaaggagctgggaggctcAGTCTGAAGGAATGTGTGTTAGGGGAGCAGCCTCTGCTTTTGGGTTTagagagatgaaggaaataGGAGCGTCTGTTTGACTATTCTGTTGGTCTTCTGGGAAGTCTTGAGCTGAGCCCTGTGAAGCAGAGGATGAACAATCTGCTGAGGTTGGGCTTACTCCCTATGAGCATAATTTTGCCCTTGCGTGTAGCACTGAGATAcgtttttcttctcctgcagcCTTGTGACAGATCAGGCACCGGCTGCTCCTCCAGGCTGCCCCACATCTCCTTTCCACGTGGCTCTAGTGCTACTGGGCTGTAAAACTGGAATTTGTCATGTGAGCATGgtgcttggctgctgctgacCCAGCCCACTCCACTAGCGGTGGAGTTTTCGATAGGGCCAGTAGCTTGGAAGCACAGAGCATTCAAAGGCCAGCTTCTTGCTCCCTCCCCACTGGTAAAAGTAACGGGGAGAAACGCTGCTCCTTTTCTCCCAGTCTTCACAGCATTGCTCGTGGTGGGACAGCTTCACAAGTGTTGCTTTTCCTGGCTTCTTTTCCGCTCACGGCTCCCTTCCGTTACAGAGGGCACCACCGATAACATCGCAATGCAGGCACTGGAGCACATCCACTCCAACGAGGTGATCATGACCATTGGCTACTCTCGCACTGTTGAGGCCTTCCTGAAGGAGGCTGCCCGCAAGAGGAAATTCCAGGTCATCGTGGCGGAGTGCGCGCCGTTCTGCCAGGTGAGGTTGAAGACTGCCCACTGTCCTGCCCTGTGCCCTTCAGCtggggagctgtgtgtgtgctctgATCCTTGATATCCTTGTGGCTTGGACAAGAATTGAGTGCCAATATCTGTACAACTGCACTTCGGGAGTTgtgttccaggaaaaaaattaggTTCTCCCTCTTTTCAGGGGCACGAAATGGCAGTCCGGCTGTCCAAAGAGAACATCGAGACTACTGTCATGAGCGACGCAGCTATCTTTGCTGTCATGTCTCGAGTCAACAAGGTGAGTAGGGCTCTGCTGCACGAGGGAGTTCTTGGCAGGTTTGGTGCTTAGGCCTCAAACTGCTGCAGGTCCCATTTGTGATGGACGTGCTTCTTCTGTGAAGGTTCACAGTTGTACTAATCCCTTGCTTACAGATGGGGTGGAAATGCAGTGTGCAACCCCAAATCAGAATGATGACTAACTGCATAATGAttggttttgctgctgtcatGGGTAACGGGCAGAACAGTTGCAAAAAAACAAGCCAGGAGAGCCTTGAAGGATTAACTTCCcagttattaaagaaaatggaacagaaagCAGTGTTTCCAGGGGAGAAATTCCTCTTGCCTGGAACACGAGATGGGTGCTGAAGGGAGTTGTTGAGGTGCAAGATAAAGACTTGACAccccaaacaggaaaaaaagtcatcctAATCAATAAAATCCAGTCCCACCACTTCTCATCTGTTTATTTCAAGCTGCTTTACCTCATTCCCACTTTACAGCAAGGCAATCCTTGCGGTCAGCAGTCAGGTTACTCGCACAAGCTTCCTTTGTATGCCTGTAGCAGAACAGGGAACACAGCCCAGGTTCTGCCTGGCATTCCCTGTTTGTCCTGACAGACTCCTCCATCTCATCCGGGAGGGTCTGAGCCAGGAAGCTCTGCTGCAGAGCGTGATAAAAAGCTAATTGGCCCTTTCAGGTCATCATTGGTACGAAGACGATCCTGGCCAACGGGGCGCTGATCGCCGTGAGCGGCACTCACACCCTGGCGCTGGCAGCGAAGCACCACTCCACCCCGCTCATCGTCTGCGCCCCCATGTTCAAGCTCTCGCCACAGGTAAGCGCAGCGCCTCTTCGGTACTGCACCGACCTTCAGTGGATTTAAGGGAGGGTTTTTTCTGCTGGGGGAAGCTTAGGGTGGAGAACACCACCTGTCCCAATGGGGGGTTGATAAATGAGCATCTCCCCAATCTGGTGCTGTTATTTCAGATAAGAAATCCTCACCCAGATCTATCTCCCTGGAAGCACTCCCTGCTATGCCAAGtggcatttttctgctgtttatatCTTTAGTGGTGAAGGACCCTCTGTACCTATGGAGGAGGTAGATGGGGATGCTCTCTACTGTTTCCTACACTGAGTGTTTTCAGTGTTGCCAGATCAAGTTGCAGAATGAGGAAGTAGTGTCTCTGTTCCCATTCCCTAGGTTTTGCAGAAGGGCATACAGGCCATAGCTCTAAAAATGTTTAGGGAAAACCTTTCACTTGTAGGTGTTGCCGGAGTTCTGGCCGCAACTGCTGTGCCTTATCTGCTGGCAAgtcctcttcctctgctttagTTCCTTCTGCACCCTGCATGTTTTCACTGGGGATAATAAggtgctctttttttccctgacctTTCCGTACTCTCTCTCCTTCAGTTCCCTAACGAAGAAGACTCATTCCACAAGTTTGTGTCGCCACAGGAAGTGCTGCCATTCACAGAAGGTACTGGTTCTTTTTATACAGGCTGgtcaagatttcttttttttgaacacTGTCCATCTTTGTAGTTTTGCTTCTGCTCTGAGCTGTTCAGCACTTTATTGTAGGATTATGATAATGATATCAGACAGGTGGCAATTTCCTGTGGGACGCAGCAGATGCTTGACACTGGGGGCAGACTGCTTTCCTTCCCACGACTTGTGTAACTTCTTGAAATTTTGTTACATGATCCACTCATTGAAATCCAGTCTCTGCAATGGGCTTCCCACCTGAGCACCACCTTTAGCAAGGTGGCAGCTTGCAGGCTCCCTCCCAGACAGTAATGTCTTTCTAAGTGCCCCGTTTCCATGGGACAAAgacttttgggaaaaaatatatcaggTTTGGTGCAGGCTTTTTATTTTGGCCTTCTGAGCTTTTGTTTAAGTAGTAACTTTGGCAGATTGGGATTCCTGTATTCTGATTAAATACTGTCAGGTTTTCTGTAAATCGGCATCAGAGGGGACTTAGGGCTActattggggggaaaaaaactacCAGAAGAGCAGAGAGTGCTGCTACTCGTCCAGGATTGCTGCGTATTTGTGATTAAAAGACATCGGTGG is a genomic window containing:
- the EIF2B2 gene encoding translation initiation factor eIF-2B subunit beta, whose amino-acid sequence is MPGAAERGAELREQMEAFVARLRGGGGGRPRSEDTARHTLALLRKIIAHGHWGSAGELMELIRAEGRRMAAAQPSETTVGNMVRRVLKVIREEYGRLRGRSEESDQQESLHKLLTSGGLNEDFNTSYPTLKANVIEAINELLIELEGTTDNIAMQALEHIHSNEVIMTIGYSRTVEAFLKEAARKRKFQVIVAECAPFCQGHEMAVRLSKENIETTVMSDAAIFAVMSRVNKVIIGTKTILANGALIAVSGTHTLALAAKHHSTPLIVCAPMFKLSPQFPNEEDSFHKFVSPQEVLPFTEGEILAKINVHCPVFDYVPPELITLFISNIGGNAPSYIYRLMSELYHPDDYEL